The following DNA comes from Solea solea chromosome 6, fSolSol10.1, whole genome shotgun sequence.
TTGACGTTCATCAGCTCCTGGTATTCGCGCACTTGCCGGGCCATGTCCTGCTTGGCTCTCTGCAGAGCATCCTCCAGGTCCCTGATGCGGAGCTTGGCGTCCTTCACTGCCAGCTCACCACGCTCCTCAGCCTCTGCGATCTGAGCCTCAAGGTTCACCCTCTGTGGAAAAATGATGTTGCAAATGATTCAGTAACACTGTAACCCCTTAAAATGTGTAATGAGGCATCTGCCACGAGATGTTTCTTCAAATATACCTGTCCTTTGACTGCCTCAATTTCATTCTGGAGACGGGCGATCATGCGGTTAAGTTCAGCAATCTCAGCTTTGGTTGTGCGCAGGTCCTCACCATATGATCCGGCTGAGGACTGCATCTCCTCGTACTATaatgaaaatcacaaaaggttATCATGACAGTTATATTGAAGGTTAGTAGAGGTGTTGCACATGCTAAGACTAAAAGGCAATATACCTTCACTTTGCTTTTCACTCACCTTCTGTTTGTACCAGCACTCTGCTTCTGCCTTGCTCTTGTTGGCAATGTCCTCATACTGAGCCCGAACTTCAGCGACAATGGAGTCCATGTCAAGGCTACGGCTGTTGTCCATCTCCACAATGACAGAGGTGTCCTTGATCTGGCCTTGCAGCTCACGAAGCTCCTACAGAAACAAAGGGTAATGTAAAACAGTGACTTATTCGTCTCAATTTGCTGTtataaaatgatcaaataagTATGCTGAAGTAGATTTTATATTACATACAGCCTCATAGACAGCCCTGAGGAAGTTGATCTCATCCTGAAGAGCATCAGCCTTGGCCTCCAGCTCGACCTTGTTCATGTAGGCAGCATCGACATCCTGGAAAAGAACAGAAGTGCATATAGAACTGGTTAAAACTGGCCACATAACACATCCAGGAGTGAAAAATCTAAAGAACCATCGTGATGGATTTGTACCTTCTTCAGGATAACAAACTCGTTCTCTGCAGCTGCACGTTTGTTGATTTCATCCTCGTACCTGGTGGAACACAAGGCAACATATTAGTTCATCTCCCCATGCAGAACATCCGCTCATTCTGTCATTATTGTACTCATGTTGGACGTATCATGCCGACACTCACTTCCTCTTGAAGTCCTCAACCAGACCATGGATGTTCCTAAGTTCACCCTCCAGCTTGACTTTCTCGTTGCCAAGCCCATCGAGCTGCCTGCGCAGGTTTGCAATGTAGGCCTCGAACATGCCATCGATGTTGGAGCGGGTGGTGGTCTGGCCCTGCAGGAGACTCCACTTGGTCTCCAGCATCTTGTTCTGCTGTTCCAGGAAACGGACctgtgcagtaaaaaaaaatcaaagaagaTTAACAAATGTTCCTCCACAAAAATTGACTTCATGCTGTTTAGGGTGATTTTTGACTGTTGGCATCCACAatgcattactgccttcttcttAAGGGTGTGTCCTGTGTCATGTGTGGCTTTAAGGTGCCTCACCTTTATCTACACGACTGAAAAGATAACTACATATCTGAAGTGCCACACCCTTGTCACAACACATTCCAACTCATTATGAAGGCAAAGCTTTGTGTAAATGCTGTACAAGCTGCTGCCATACGCAGCACATATGGTGCATATCTTCAATtccttttttcttaaaacaaagtGTATTATAGTGAATGAATACTCAGTATGTGTTTCACCTATTGTTTGCCTTGTTTAGCTATGACTGATCCTGTTAGCTCTGCTGAGTTGTGAAGGCCACACATTCACTCcagccataaaaaaaactaGGTGTGGCAGATAAACCACACAAGACAAAGCAGAACATTATCATTAGAGTAACAGTGCTTAAGTATTTAGAGAGTCTCACTCTACATAAAGGCAAATTTCATACAGCTTGTAAGCAAAGACGATTGTGACTGTGGCATTAAAAACTAGTGAAAGCTGCATTATTGTTTCCTACAACAACCAGGTGATAGTTGAGATGACGACAGACTTTGGACTCTGTGGGCACAGTGCAGACAGATCCCTATTCTCTGTCAGGTGAAGGATAAGCAAGAAACTGCAATATAATCCCCACCCATGTTTCCATAGTAGACAAAATGGACAGCACTACTTTAGCATTACTAGTGTCACTGGAAGGCTACAATATTTTTGCATGAATTCTAATTCCTCTGTAACTCATTGATAGATGCAAGATTGACAGCTGTCTCGCTTTAGCAGctttgacagtaaaaaaaaacaaaaaaaacatgtttgcatcTAGAGAACAATGCTGTCTCTCTTAAAGGACAGCTGATGTAAGTACCTAAAGGAGGATTCAGGTTGTCACCACAAAGATAATCAGGCAGGAACCAACCTTGTCGATGAAGGAAGCAAAGCGGTTGTTGAGGGTCTTGATCTGCTCCTTCTCCTGGGTGCGGACAGCCTGGATGCTGGGGTCAATCTCCAGGTTCAGTGGGGCCAGTAGGCTCTGGTTCACTTGGACAGCTGTGATCGGTGCACCAATGAAGCCACCTGACGATGAGCTTGAACCGAAATAACCAGAACCGCCACCACCACCCATACTAGCACTGCTATAGCCAAAATTGGAACCTCCACTCATTCCACCCATTCCACCCAGTCCACCCATTCCAGAACCAACACCATAGCTGACTCTCTTGTTGACGGTGTAGCTGCTGGCTGGTGCTAAAGACCTGCTGGAGGACCTGGTGC
Coding sequences within:
- the LOC131461383 gene encoding keratin, type II cytoskeletal 8-like isoform X1, which translates into the protein MSRKTVSVSGYSTRSSSRSLAPASSYTVNKRVSYGVGSGMGGLGGMGGMSGGSNFGYSSASMGGGGGSGYFGSSSSSGGFIGAPITAVQVNQSLLAPLNLEIDPSIQAVRTQEKEQIKTLNNRFASFIDKVRFLEQQNKMLETKWSLLQGQTTTRSNIDGMFEAYIANLRRQLDGLGNEKVKLEGELRNIHGLVEDFKRKYEDEINKRAAAENEFVILKKDVDAAYMNKVELEAKADALQDEINFLRAVYEAELRELQGQIKDTSVIVEMDNSRSLDMDSIVAEVRAQYEDIANKSKAEAECWYKQKYEEMQSSAGSYGEDLRTTKAEIAELNRMIARLQNEIEAVKGQRVNLEAQIAEAEERGELAVKDAKLRIRDLEDALQRAKQDMARQVREYQELMNVKLALDIEIATYRKLLEGEESRIASGGATATIHVQQSSSGGGYSSASSGGYGYGGSSMSSYGGMGGMGGGTITKSIVTSSSSNRRIY
- the LOC131461383 gene encoding keratin, type II cytoskeletal 8-like isoform X2; translation: MSRKTVSVSGYSTRSSSRSLAPASSYTVNKRVSYGVGSGMGGLGGMGGMSGGSNFGYSSASMGGGGGSGYFGSSSSSGGFIGAPITAVQVNQSLLAPLNLEIDPSIQAVRTQEKEQIKTLNNRFASFIDKVRFLEQQNKMLETKWSLLQGQTTTRSNIDGMFEAYIANLRRQLDGLGNEKVKLEGELRNIHGLVEDFKRKYEDEINKRAAAENEFVILKKDVDAAYMNKVELEAKADALQDEINFLRAVYEAELRELQGQIKDTSVIVEMDNSRSLDMDSIVAEVRAQYEDIANKSKAEAECWYKQKYEEMQSSAGSYGEDLRTTKAEIAELNRMIARLQNEIEAVKGQRVNLEAQIAEAEERGELAVKDAKLRIRDLEDALQRAKQDMARQVREYQELMNVKLALDIEIATYRKLLEGEESRIASGGATATIHVQQSSSGGYSSASSGGYGYGGSSMSSYGGMGGMGGGTITKSIVTSSSSNRRIY